In one Alphaproteobacteria bacterium genomic region, the following are encoded:
- a CDS encoding ATP-binding protein, with protein sequence MGDHVGSGVNDFVRKRFLVQPLLICVVIFAIALGSIAYVTLFSARKLDESAQTVSKHLLATAMQALSQDLAGRTLDFAGRKDLNERVRKGIDAAWADRAIGKRLRAEYGHSGTYVLDSDRRTVFVYNADNDLPKEAQSFLGEHSDLIVDHIQSASTDRPQAVTSFIRFGERVFLISAAAIVPSDSAPQDLSEAARPILLFHRELDQAIERGLAGLYDLGGLKFQIQAPDHDAFPIAAPDGSAVAWATWEHPRPGDALIHQLLPAVFIATTVMLLASGTVYTMWFRSALAANTAKSAFFAKMTHELRTPLNAIMGFSEIMSKEMLGPLSVRYRQYACDIFGSGQHLRQLIEDILDVSKMEAGSIELRESDVDVAHVLDEVSQLSLPEMGVPTTNAGGLNLRLRKEIEPDLPKLRADGFRLRQVLINLLSNAAKHSDGGEITVRVFLEDTGGLRIDVADKGRGIPAEDLERVFTPFFQSGNNDTKTSRPGTGLGLSIARDLMRLHDGSLTLASELGVGTTASMHFPKERTI encoded by the coding sequence ATGGGCGATCATGTTGGCTCCGGGGTAAATGATTTCGTACGAAAACGCTTCCTCGTCCAACCTCTGCTTATCTGCGTGGTAATTTTCGCGATCGCACTTGGCTCCATTGCATATGTAACACTGTTCAGCGCCCGGAAACTGGACGAGTCGGCCCAGACAGTTTCCAAACATCTCCTGGCAACGGCCATGCAGGCCTTGTCACAGGACCTGGCCGGACGGACGCTCGACTTTGCGGGGCGAAAGGACCTGAATGAAAGGGTCCGCAAGGGCATCGATGCCGCCTGGGCGGACCGCGCCATCGGGAAGCGCTTGCGGGCCGAATACGGCCACTCTGGAACGTATGTTCTGGATTCAGATCGTCGCACGGTGTTCGTCTACAATGCGGACAACGACCTCCCCAAAGAGGCTCAATCCTTTCTGGGCGAGCATTCGGATTTGATCGTGGATCACATTCAATCCGCGTCCACGGATCGCCCGCAGGCTGTCACTTCATTCATCAGATTTGGGGAGCGCGTGTTTCTGATTTCCGCCGCGGCGATTGTACCGTCCGATTCAGCACCACAGGATCTTTCGGAAGCGGCTCGACCCATTCTGCTGTTCCATCGAGAGTTGGACCAGGCGATAGAGCGCGGGCTGGCCGGACTGTACGATTTGGGTGGGCTCAAATTCCAGATACAGGCGCCCGATCATGACGCGTTTCCGATTGCGGCACCGGATGGGTCCGCCGTCGCCTGGGCGACGTGGGAGCATCCCAGACCAGGCGATGCCCTGATACATCAACTGTTGCCCGCCGTGTTCATTGCAACGACCGTCATGCTCCTCGCGTCGGGAACGGTTTATACGATGTGGTTTCGGTCTGCGCTGGCAGCCAATACCGCAAAATCTGCATTTTTCGCAAAGATGACGCACGAGCTGCGAACCCCATTGAACGCGATCATGGGGTTTTCGGAGATCATGTCCAAGGAGATGCTGGGGCCGCTTTCCGTTCGATACCGCCAGTACGCATGTGACATTTTTGGCAGCGGCCAGCATCTGCGGCAGCTGATCGAGGATATTCTCGACGTATCAAAGATGGAAGCCGGCAGCATCGAATTGCGGGAGTCGGATGTGGACGTCGCGCATGTGCTGGACGAGGTTTCCCAGCTCTCACTGCCGGAGATGGGGGTACCGACAACCAACGCCGGCGGCTTGAACCTAAGGCTTCGCAAGGAGATCGAACCGGACCTGCCAAAATTGAGAGCGGACGGCTTTCGGCTGCGGCAGGTCTTGATAAACCTTCTGTCGAATGCGGCCAAGCACTCCGACGGAGGGGAAATCACGGTTCGCGTCTTTCTTGAAGACACCGGCGGCCTTCGAATCGACGTAGCGGACAAGGGGCGTGGAATCCCCGCCGAAGATCTGGAACGTGTCTTCACTCCCTTCTTTCAATCCGGGAACAATGACACGAAGACATCCCGCCCCGGCACCGGTCTTGGCCTCAGTATCGCCCGCGATCTGATGCGACTCCATGACGGGTCTCTGACGCTTGCCAGTGAATTGGGTGTCGGCACCACAGCAAGCATGCATTTCCCGAAAGAACGCACGATCTAG